GTAGGCTGCTGGAATCAGCGGGAGTTGACTGAATTGGCTTTTGTTATGGCAATGGGTGTTGATAAAGGGAAAGGTAAAGAAAAATATGATGTATCATTTCAAGTAGTTGTGCCTGCGAATGTTTCATCCGGGCAAGAGGGTGGAGGCGGTCAAGGACCGCCAGTTGTCGTTTATAAGAGTTCAGGAAACAATTTAACGGAAGCAGCAAGAAAAGCAACAAAACAAATACCACGTATATTGTATTACGCTCATACGACTATATTTGTCATAAGTGAAGAAGTGGCGAAGGAAGGTATTTTTGATTTATTGGATGCTTTGGACCGCGACCCGGAGTTTCGTACAACCACCTTTGCCATCATAGCGAAAGATGGGAAAGCGATTGATTTAATTTCATCTCTTACGAACCTGGATAAGCTCCCGGTTAATAAATTTTCCAAAACGCTTGAAGCTACGGAAGAAATGCTTGGTGAAAATATGAAAGTAAATATCGATGATGTTCTTTCAAACTCGATCAGTACGGGCAAAGAAACCGTTATAAGCGGCTTTAAAATGTTAGGTGATGTCAAGAAAGGAAAATCACCTCAAAACATTGATACAACAAGGCCTCCATCCATGCTCGTAGCGGACGGACTGGCAGTCTTTAAAAGAGGGAAACTTGTGAGTTGGCTAAGCCGTGATAAGGTTCGCGGAGCCATATGGGTACTAGGTAAAATGCAGGGTACTGATATAAACATAGATATGAACGGGAAAGCAAATGCCATTAGTATTACACCTTATCTTTCTGACACGAATGTATCAGTGACGGTTAAAAAGGGAAAACCAGTGATCAATGTTTATATTAAGACAGTCTTTAAGCTTAGTGAGGTCAATACAGCCTTTGATATTACGAATCCATTAAACATGAAAATAATTGAAAAGAAGGTTCAGAGCCAAATAAAAAGAGACATTGATATGTCAATACGAACAGTTAAAAAATACAATTCAGATATATTCGGATTTGGAG
Above is a genomic segment from Neobacillus endophyticus containing:
- a CDS encoding Ger(x)C family spore germination protein yields the protein MKKWTLDLLVLVFSSVLLVGCWNQRELTELAFVMAMGVDKGKGKEKYDVSFQVVVPANVSSGQEGGGGQGPPVVVYKSSGNNLTEAARKATKQIPRILYYAHTTIFVISEEVAKEGIFDLLDALDRDPEFRTTTFAIIAKDGKAIDLISSLTNLDKLPVNKFSKTLEATEEMLGENMKVNIDDVLSNSISTGKETVISGFKMLGDVKKGKSPQNIDTTRPPSMLVADGLAVFKRGKLVSWLSRDKVRGAIWVLGKMQGTDINIDMNGKANAISITPYLSDTNVSVTVKKGKPVINVYIKTVFKLSEVNTAFDITNPLNMKIIEKKVQSQIKRDIDMSIRTVKKYNSDIFGFGEKIHKENPKLWKKLESDWENQFSQLQVNVKVDAYYREAGKRNNPFWMDMKK